CATCGGCGGAGTCGCCCAGCTGCTCGCCGCGGAGGCTCCCGACGTGCGGGAGCGGGTGACGGTGCTGCAGCCGGGTACCGGCCTCACGGTCGCCGGCTTCCAGGTCGAGACCGTGGGCGAGATGCACGCGGAGATCCACCACGAGATCCCGCGGATCCACAACAGCGGCTACCTCGTGAGCGACGGTCACACCCGGCTCTTCCACCCGGGTGATGCGCTGACCGCGCCGGGGGAGCACGTCGACGTGCTGTGCCTGCCGGTGAGCGCCCCGTGGCTGAAGATCGGCGAGGCGATCGACTTCGCCCGCGGTGTCGGCGCCGCCCACAACCTGGCGATCCACGACGAGATCTACAGCGAGCGCGGCCTCGGGGTCGTCGACGGGCACCTGGGCCGGTTCCTCGGCGCCTCAGGCCTGGACTACGCGCGTGTCCCGGAGGCGACCGAGCTCAGCTGGTGAGCGCGTCGCGCACCGGCACGAACTTCGCCTGCGACTCCGCCAGCTCCGCCTCGGGGTCCGAGCCGCCGACGATGCCGCAGCCGGCGAAGAGCCGGACGGTCGAGCCGTCGATGACGCCCGAGCGCAGCGCGATGCCCCACTCGCCGTCGCCGCTGGCGTCCATCCAGCCGACGGGGGCGGCGTAGCGGCCGCGGTCCATGCCCTCGATCTCGCTGATCAGCGCACGCGCGACGGGTGTGGGGGTGCCGCCGACGGCGGCGGAGGGGTGCAGGGCGGCAGCCAGCTCGAGCGAGCTCTCGCCGTCGCGCGCGACACCGGCGACGTCGGTCGCGAGGTGCAGCACGTTGGGCAGATGCAGTACGAACGGCGCCTCGGGCACGTTCATCGAGGAGCAGTACGGCTCGAGCGCCTCGGCGACCGAGCGGACGGCGTACTCGTGCTCCTCGAGGTCCTTGCTGGAGTGGGCGAGCATCGCGGCCAGAGCGAGGTCGCGCTCGTCGTCGCCGGTGCGGCGGATGGTGCCGGCGAGCACGCGGGAGGTGACCAGGCCGCGCTCGCGGCGGACCAGCATCTCGGGGGTGGCGCCGAAGAGACCGTCGACGTGGAACGTCCAGCACGTCGGGTACGCCGAGGCGAGCCGGCGCAGGGGCCAGCGCGGGTCGATCGGGGCGGAGGCCTCGGCGATGAGGTCGCGGGCGAGCACGATCTTCTCCAGGTCACCGGCCTCGATGCGGGAGACCGCGTCGGCGACGACCGCCATCCAGGCCGGTCCGCTGAGCGCGCCGTCGCTGAACCGGAGGTCGGCAGGCGCGGCCGGGGCATCCGTCGGCTCGAGCGACGGCTTCGCCCCGCCGACGGTGGTGACCCAGAGGAGGTCGCCGCGGCGTCCGACGACGACCGAGGGCACGACGAGGACGGAGTCCGAGGCCCCCGGCTCGTCGGAGAAGGTGAACGCGCCGAAGCAGACCAGGCCGCTGCCGGGCTCCTCGACCTCGTCGGTGACGGTCGCCAGCGCCGTCGTCTCGGACCACCACTTCGCGGCGTCGGAGAAGCGCGTCGGGCCGGTGGTGCGCACCGAGGCAGCGACGCCCCAGCCCACGAGCCCCTCGCCGCGGCGCAGCCAGCTCAGCGGGGCCTCGGCCGGGAGGAGGTCGACCAGCGCGCCGACCGCTGCCGCGTCCGACGCGGGGACCAGCGCGGTCCGTACGTCGAGGGGGGTGCGGACCTCTGAGGTCCCCCCGGCGGTCTGGGTCATGCGCGCAGCCTAGTCCGGCGACCATCGCGCACGTGGACCGCCTAGTCTGTGCCCCGTGACCCGAGCCGAGCTGGACAAGAAGCCCACCGACGTACGCCGCATGTTCGACGCCGTCGCCAAGCGCTACGACGTGACCAACACCGTGCTCTCGGCGGGCATCGACCGGCACTGGCGCAAGGAGATGATCGCGGCCGTGGGCGCGCGCCCCGGCGACCGCGTCCTCGACCTGGCTGCCGGCACGGGCGTGTCGTCCGTGCCGTTCGCGGAGGCCGGCGTCCACGTCGTGCCGTGCGACTTCTCGGTCGGCATGCTGCAGGCAGGCAAGAAGGTCCGCCCGACCCTCAACTTCGTCGCGGGCGACGGCACGAAGCTGCCGTTCGCCGACGACACCTTCGACGCGGTCACCATCTCCTTCGGCCTGCGCAACTTCGTCGACACCGTCGCGGGCCTGAAGGAGATGCGGCGCGTTACGCGCCCCGGCGGCCGGCTGGTCGTCTGCGAGTTCTCGCACCCCACCAACGGTGCCTTCCGCACGCTCTACCTCGAGTACCTGATGAAGGGCCTCCCGGCGATCGCCAAGGCCGCGTCCTCCTCGCCCGACGCCTATGTCTACCTCGCCGAGTCGATCCGTGCCTGGCACGACCAGGCGGGGCTGGCCCGCCTGCTCCAGGAGGCGGGCTGGACGCACGTCGAGCACCGCAACCTGACCGGCGGCATCGTCGCCCTGCACCGAGGTGTGGCCTGACCATGAGCTCTCCTGCTGACGCGCTCTTCGGACTCGGCACCCCCGCGCGCGACGAGCGCGAGGCCCAGGTCATCGTCGTGGGCGCCGGACCGGCCGGTGCCGCCACGGCGTACCACCTCGCGAACGCCGGGATCGACGTGCTGCTGCTGGAGAAGTCGTCGTTCCCGCGCGACAAGGTCTGCGGCGACGGCCTCACCCCGCGCGCGGTCAAGCAGCTGATCGGCATGGGCTTCGACCTCGACGAGCCGGGCTGGCAGAAGAACAAGGGCCTGCGCATCATCGGCGCGGGCCACCGCATCGAGCTGCCGTGGCCCGAGCTCGCCAGCTTCCCGGCGTACGGCATGGTGCGGCCGCGCATGCAGCTCGACGAGCTGCTCGCCCGTCACGCCCAGAAGGCCGGCGCCCGCCTGCTCGAGCGCACCTCGGTGACCGGGCCGGTCCTCGACGCCGCCGGCCGCATCGTCGGTGTCACCGCCAAGCCCCTCGACGCCAACGGCCGCCGGGCCGGCGACGACGTGACGTACCGCGCGCAGCTCGTCGTCGCGTGCGACGGCGTGTCCTCCCGGCTGGCCACCGGCCTCGGCATCACGCGTCGCGAGAACCGTCCGATGGCGGTCGCAGCACGCGCGTACTACAAGACGCCGATGCACGACGACCCGTGGATGGAGTCCTGGCTGGAGCTGTGGGACGGCAAGCCGGGGGAGTCCAACCAGCTTCCCGGCTACGGCTGGATCTTCCCGTGCGGCGACGGCACGGCCAACGTCGGCCTCGGCATCCTCGACTCCTCGGCAGCGTTCCGGACCTACGACTCCAAGGCCGCGATCCGCACCTGGCTCGCGCACACGCCGGAGGAGATGGGCTTCAGCGACCCGTCCAACCTCGTCGGCGAGGTCCGCTCGGCCGCCCTGCCGATGGGCTTCAACCGCAAGCCGCACTACCGCAACGGCCTGCTCCTGGTCGGCGACGCGGGTGGCATGGTCAACCCGTTCAACGGCGAGGGCATCGACTACGCCCTCGAGGCCGGCCACATGGCGGCGGAGGTCATGGTCCAGGCGCTGGCCCGTCCGGCGGGCCTGCAGCGGGAGCGGGTCCTCCACGGCTACCAGGCGGCGCTCGACCAGGCCTACGGCGGCTACTTCACCCTCGGCCGCGGCTTCGCGAAGCTGATCGGCAACCCGAAGGTCATGAAGCTCGCGACCAGGCACGGCCTGCCGCGCCCGGCACTGATGCGGTTCACGCTGAAGCTGATGGCGAACCTCACCGACCACAAGGGCGACGCCCACGACCGGATCATCAACGCGCTGGCGAAGATCGCGCCCGACGCCTGATCGTTGCGGCTGCGCGACCTCTCGCACGTGCAGTACGCCGCGCCGAGCTCCGGCACAGCGTGGGCGCATCGTCATGCACACGCAGGACGACGCAGCGCGACACGCACGTCGCGGATCCGCTTCCCGGTGCATCCCGACGCGCGTTCTCGACGGCCGGACCCCTGCAGCACAAAGGAATCCGGGTGATCCGGACACGCATCCGGGGTGCCCTGTTGACGTCACCCCCTGGGTCGTACAGTGTGAGCCGGGCCACTCAAGTGAATGGATTCACAAGCGCGCAGGAGGGTGTGTGGAGCTCTACGTCCCGGTGTTGGCGCTGGCCGTGCTGGCGGCAGGATTCGCGATCTTCTCGGTCGTGATGAGCAGCTTCACCGGCCCGAAGCGCTACAACCGCGCGAAGCTCGATGCCTACGAGTGCGGCATCGAGCCGACGCCCAACGCGCTGAGCGGCCGCTTCCCGGTGAAGTACTACATCGTCGCGATGCTCTTCATCGTCTTCGACATCGAGATCGTCTTCCTGTACCCGTGGGCGGTCCACTTCGACGCCCTCGGCTGGTTCGGGCTGGCCGAGATGGCGATCTTCCTGGCGACGGTCTTCGTCGCCTACGCCTACGTGTGGCGCCGCGGCGGCCTGGACTGGGACTGAGGGAACACTGATGGGTCTCGAGGAGAAGCTCCCCAGCGGAGTCCTGCTGACGACGGTCGAGGGGCTGGCCGGCTACATGCGCAAGGCCGCGTTCTGGCCGGCGACGTTCGGGCTGGCCTGCTGCGCGATCGAGATGATGACGAGCGGCGGCCCGAAGTACGACCTGGGCCGCTTCGGCATGGAGGTCTTCCGGGCCAGTCCGCGCCAGGCCGACCTGATGATCGTCGCCGGGCGCGTGAGCCAGAAGATGGCTCCCGTCCTGCGTCAGATCTACGACCAGATGGCCGAGCCCAAGTGGGTGCTGGCCATGGGCGTCTGCGCGAGCTCGGGCGGCATGTTCAACAACTACGCGATCGTGCAGGGCGTCGACCACGTCGTGCCCGTCGACATGTACCTCCCCGGCTGCCCGCCGCGCCCGGAGATGCTGATCGACGCGATCCTCAAGCTCCACGACCAGGTCCAGCACGGCAAGCTCGGCGCCCACCGCCAGAAGCAGATCCTCGAGCTCGAGGAGCAGGGCCTGATCGCCACCCCGACGAGCCTGATGAAGGGCCTGATGCGTGGTGAGTGAGAAGGACCCGCAGCCCGTGACCCACGAGGGCAGCTCGCCCGAGGTCGAGGCGACCACCGACTCGACCTCCGGGTTCGTCCGCAGCCCGGCGGTCGGCGTACGCACGGGGATGTTCGGGGCCAAGGGCTCCGGAGACACCAGCGGCTACGGCGGCCTCGTGGCGCCGATCGTCTACCCCGGCCAGGCCGAGCGGCCCTACGGCGGCTGGTACGACGTGGTGGCCGACAGCATCGACGGCCTCGTCGAGCGTGTGGTCATCCATCGCGGCGAGATCACGTTCCACGTCGCGCGCGAGCACGTGCGGGAGGTCCTGCAGCGGCTCCGCGACGACCAGCGCTTCGAGTTCTGCGCCGGCGTCGACGGCGTGCACTACCCCGACGACACCGGCCGCGAGCTCCACGCGGTGTACAGCCTGCTGAGCATGACCTTCAACCGCCGGATCCGGGTGGAGACCTCCACCCCCGACGACGACCGGCACCTGCCCAGCGGCGTTGCGATCTACCCGACCCTCGACTGGCACGAGCGCGAGGCCTGGGACTTCTTCGGCATCGTCTTCGACGGCCACCCGGCGCTGACCCGGATCCAGATGCCCGATGACTGGCCGGGCCACCCGCAGCGCAAGGACTACCCCCTCGGCGGCATCCCGGTCGAGTACAAGGGCGGCACCGTGCCGCCGCCGGACCAGCGGAGGTCCTACTCCTGATGAGCGACGCATACGCACCCTCCACCGACACCACCGAGGGCCGTGTCTTCACGGTCGGCGGCCAGGACTGGGACCAGTTCACCGACGAGCTCAACCCCGACGCCACCGAGCGTGTCGTGGTCAACATGGGTCCGCAGCACCCCTCGACCCACGGAGTGCTGCGGCTGATCCTCGAGCTCGAGGGCGAGACGGTCACCGAGGCCCGCTGCGGCATCGGCTACCTGCACACCGGCATCGAGAAGAACATGGAGTTCCGCAGCTGGGTGCAGGGCGTCACGTTCTGCACCCGCATGGACTACCTGAGCCCGTTCTTCAACGAGGCCACCTACTGCCTCGGCGTCGAGCGGCTGCTCGACATCGAGGACGACATCCCGGAGAAGGCGCAGGTCATGCGCGTCCTCCTGATGGAGCTGAACCGGATCTCCAGCCACCTGGTCTGCATCGCCACCGGGGGCATGGAGATCGGGGCCCTGACGGTGATGACGATCGGGTTCCGCGAGCGCGAGCTGATCCTCGACCTCTTCGAGCTGATCACCGGCCTGCGCATGAACCACGCGTTCATCCGTCCCGGCGGCGTCGCCCAGGACCTCCCGCCCGGTGCCCTCGACGAGATCCGCTCGTTCGTCGCGCTCATGCGCAAGCGACTCCCCGAGTACGCCGCCCTGTGCAACGCCAACCCGATCTTCAAGGCCCGCCTCGAAGGTGTCGGTCACCTCGACCTCGAGGGCTGCCTCGCCCTCGGCATCTCGGGCCCGGTGCTGCGCAGCACGGGCTACGCGTGGGACCTCCGCAAGACCAGCCCCTACTGCGGCTACCAGGACTACGACTTCGACGTGATCACCTGGGACACCGCCGACGCCTACGGCCGGTTCCGCGTCCGCCTGGCCGAGATGGAGGAGAGCCTGCGCATCGTCGAGCAGGCCGCCACCCGGCTGGCCGGCCTGGAGGGCGCGCCGGTCATGGTCGCCGACAAGAAGATCGCCTGGCCCAGCCAGCTCGCCATCGGCGCCGACGGCATGGGCAACTCCCTCGACCACATCCGCCACATCATGGGCGAGTCGATGGAGGCGCTGATCCACCACTTCAAGCTGGTCACCGAGGGGTTCCGGGTCCCCGCGGGCCAGGCCTACGTCCCCGTGGAGAGTCCGCGCGGCGAGCTCGGTGCGCATGTCGTCTCCAACGGCGGCACCCGCCCCTACCGCGTGCACTTCCGCGACCCCAGCTTCACGAACCTGCAGGCCACCAGCGTGATGAGCGAGGGCGGCGCGGTCGCCGACGTCATCGTCGCGATCGCCAGCATCGACCCGGTCATGGGAGGCGTCGACCGATGATCACGGAGAAGACGTACGCCGAACTGCAGGAGATCGCCGCGCGCTACCCGCACGCGCGGTCGGGCCTGCTGCCGATGCTCCACCTCGTCCAGTCCGCCGAGGGCCGTGTGACCGCCGAGGGCATCAACGCCTGCGCGGAGATCCTCGGGCTCACGGCCGCCGAGGTCAGCGGTGTCGCGACCTTCTACACGATGTACAAGCGCAAGCCGGTCGGAGAGCACCACGTCGGTGTCTGCACGAACACGCTCTGCGCGGTGATGGGCGGCGACCAGATCTTCGCCGAGCTGAAGGAGCACCTGGGCGTCGGCAACGACGAGACGACCGCCGACGGCAAGGTCACCCTGGAGCACGTCGAGTGCAACGCCGCGTGCGACTTCGCCCCGGTCGTGATGGTCAACTGGGAGTTCTTCGACAACCAGACGCCGGAGTCGGCGAAGCAGCTCGTCGACGACCTCCGCGCGGGCCGCAGCGTGACCGCGACGCGTGGCGCGAAGATCTGCAGCTGGCGCGAGGCCGAGCGCGTCCTCGCCGGCTTCGACGACGGCCGCGCCGACGAGGGCCCGTCGGCGGGCGAGGCGTCGCTGGCCGGCCTGAAGACGCTGGAGGGCAAGTGAGCAGCCCGATCACCCCCGTCCTCACCGCCAACTGGGGCACCGACCGCAGCTGGACCCTCGAGGCCTACACCGCCCAGGGCGGCTACCGGGCGCTCGCCACCGCCCTGACCAGGACTCCCGACGAGATCGTCGACGCGGTCAAGGAGTCCGGCCTGCGCGGCCGCGGTGGGGCGGGTTTCCCGACCGGCATGAAGTGGGGCTTCCTCCCGCCGTACGACGAGAGCGACCCGCAGCCGCGCTACCTCGTCGTCAACGCCGACGAGTCAGAGCCGGGCACCTGCAAGGACATCCCGCTGATGATGGCCAGCCCGCACACCCTGGTCGAGGGCGTCATCATCAGCAGCTACGCCATCCGCGCGAAGCAGGCCTTCATCTACGTGCGCGGGGAGGTCCTCCACGTGATCCGCCGCCTGCGTGCCGCCGTCGCCGAGGCGTACGCCGCGGGCCACCTCGGCCCGGACAGCCCGTCCGGGGTGGACCTCATCGTCCATGCCGGCGCCGGTGCCTACATCTGTGGCGAGGAGACCGCGCTGCTCGACTCCCTCGAGGGTCGTCGCGGCCAGCCGCGCCTGCGCCCGCCGTTCCCGGCGGTCGCGGGCCTCTACGCGCGTCCGACCGTCATCAACAACGTGGAGTCGATCGCCTCGGTCCCTTCGATCATCGGCAAGGGGGCCGACTGGTTCGCGGGGCTCGGCACGGAGAAGTCGAAGGGCTTCGTCATCTACTCGCTGTCGGGCCACGTCACCCGCCCGGGCCAGTACGAGGCGCCCCTCGGCATCACGCTGCGCGAGCTGCTCGACCTGGCCGGGGGAGTCCGGCACGGCCACCAGCTGAAGTTCTGGACCCCCGGCGGTTCGAGCACCCCGATCCTCACCGACGCGCACCTCGACGTCCCCCTCGACTACGAGGGAGTCGGCGCCGCGGGGTCGATGCTCGGCACGCGCGCGCTGCAGGTCTTCGACGAGACCACCTGCGTCGTCCGCGCCGTCCTGCGGTGGAGCGAGTTCTACAAGCACGAGTCGTGCGGCAAGTGCACGCCGTGCCGCGAGGGCACGTGGTGGCTGGTGCAGGTGCTGAGCCGCCTCGAGGCCGGCCAGGGCACCGCCGCCGACCTCGACCAGCTGCTCGACCAGTGCGACAACATCGCGGGCCGCTCGTTCTGTGCGCTCGGTGACGGCGCGACCTCGCCCGTCGTCAGCTCCATCCAGCACTTCCGCGAGGAGTACCTCGCGCACCTCGAGCACGGTGGCTGTCCCTTCGACCCGGCGGCCTCGACCGCCTGGGCCCCGCGCCAGGAGGTGCACGCATGAGCACGCCGGCGAAGTCCGACGCGAAGGTCACGCTGACCATCGACGGCCAGTCCGTCACCGTTCCCGCCGGGACGCTGGTGATCCGCGCGGCCGAGCAGGTCGGCGTCCAGGTGCCGCGCTTCTGCGACCACCCGCTGCTCGCGCCGGTCGGCGCCTGCCGCCAGTGCCTCGTGGAGGTCCCCGACGGCGGCAACGGCCGCCCGATCCCGAAGCCGCAGGCCTCCTGCACGCTCACCTGCGCCGAGGGCATGGTCGTCGAGACCCAGGTGACCAACGAGGTCGCCGAGAAGGCGCAGCGGGGCGTGATGGAGCTGCTGCTCATCAACCACCCGCTCGACTGCCCCGTGTGTGACAAGGGGGGCGAGTGCCCCCTGCAGAACCAGGCGATGTCCAACGGCCAGGACGAGAGTCGCTTCGCCGCCCAGGGCGGCGTCAAGCGCACCTTCGTGAAGCCGATCGCGATCTCGCCGCAGATCCTGCTGGACCGCGAGCGCTGCATCGTCTGCCAGCGCTGCACCCGGTTCGCGGCGGAGATCCCGGGTGACCCGGGCATCGCGCTGATCGAGCGTGGTGCGCAGCAGCAGATCGGCACGCCGACCGACGCGCCGTTCGACTCCTACTTCTCCGGCAACATCGTCCAGATCTGCCCCGTGGGTGCGCTCACCTCGGCCGACTACCGCTTCCGGGCCCGCCCGTTCGACCTGGTCTCCAGCCCGAGCATCGCCGAGCACGACGCGTGCGGCGCGGCGATCCGCGTCGACCACCGCCGCGGCAAGGTCGTCCGCCGGCTGGCCGGCAACGACCCGGAGGTCAACGAGGAGTGGATCTCCGACAAGGACCGCTATGCCTTCCGCTACCAGCGGCCGGCTGCGCGCCTCACCCACCCGCTGGTGCGCGACGCCGCGACCGGCGAGCTGCGCGCGGCGAGCTGGCCCGAGGCGTTCACGGTCGCGGCCCGCGGACTCGCCGCGGCGAAGCAGGCCGGCGGCGTCGGCGTGCTCACCGGCGGCCGCG
The sequence above is a segment of the Nocardioides jiangxiensis genome. Coding sequences within it:
- a CDS encoding NADH-quinone oxidoreductase subunit D, which gives rise to MSDAYAPSTDTTEGRVFTVGGQDWDQFTDELNPDATERVVVNMGPQHPSTHGVLRLILELEGETVTEARCGIGYLHTGIEKNMEFRSWVQGVTFCTRMDYLSPFFNEATYCLGVERLLDIEDDIPEKAQVMRVLLMELNRISSHLVCIATGGMEIGALTVMTIGFRERELILDLFELITGLRMNHAFIRPGGVAQDLPPGALDEIRSFVALMRKRLPEYAALCNANPIFKARLEGVGHLDLEGCLALGISGPVLRSTGYAWDLRKTSPYCGYQDYDFDVITWDTADAYGRFRVRLAEMEESLRIVEQAATRLAGLEGAPVMVADKKIAWPSQLAIGADGMGNSLDHIRHIMGESMEALIHHFKLVTEGFRVPAGQAYVPVESPRGELGAHVVSNGGTRPYRVHFRDPSFTNLQATSVMSEGGAVADVIVAIASIDPVMGGVDR
- a CDS encoding NADH-quinone oxidoreductase subunit A is translated as MELYVPVLALAVLAAGFAIFSVVMSSFTGPKRYNRAKLDAYECGIEPTPNALSGRFPVKYYIVAMLFIVFDIEIVFLYPWAVHFDALGWFGLAEMAIFLATVFVAYAYVWRRGGLDWD
- a CDS encoding geranylgeranyl reductase family protein; the encoded protein is MSSPADALFGLGTPARDEREAQVIVVGAGPAGAATAYHLANAGIDVLLLEKSSFPRDKVCGDGLTPRAVKQLIGMGFDLDEPGWQKNKGLRIIGAGHRIELPWPELASFPAYGMVRPRMQLDELLARHAQKAGARLLERTSVTGPVLDAAGRIVGVTAKPLDANGRRAGDDVTYRAQLVVACDGVSSRLATGLGITRRENRPMAVAARAYYKTPMHDDPWMESWLELWDGKPGESNQLPGYGWIFPCGDGTANVGLGILDSSAAFRTYDSKAAIRTWLAHTPEEMGFSDPSNLVGEVRSAALPMGFNRKPHYRNGLLLVGDAGGMVNPFNGEGIDYALEAGHMAAEVMVQALARPAGLQRERVLHGYQAALDQAYGGYFTLGRGFAKLIGNPKVMKLATRHGLPRPALMRFTLKLMANLTDHKGDAHDRIINALAKIAPDA
- the nuoE gene encoding NADH-quinone oxidoreductase subunit NuoE, which encodes MITEKTYAELQEIAARYPHARSGLLPMLHLVQSAEGRVTAEGINACAEILGLTAAEVSGVATFYTMYKRKPVGEHHVGVCTNTLCAVMGGDQIFAELKEHLGVGNDETTADGKVTLEHVECNAACDFAPVVMVNWEFFDNQTPESAKQLVDDLRAGRSVTATRGAKICSWREAERVLAGFDDGRADEGPSAGEASLAGLKTLEGK
- a CDS encoding NuoB/complex I 20 kDa subunit family protein yields the protein MGLEEKLPSGVLLTTVEGLAGYMRKAAFWPATFGLACCAIEMMTSGGPKYDLGRFGMEVFRASPRQADLMIVAGRVSQKMAPVLRQIYDQMAEPKWVLAMGVCASSGGMFNNYAIVQGVDHVVPVDMYLPGCPPRPEMLIDAILKLHDQVQHGKLGAHRQKQILELEEQGLIATPTSLMKGLMRGE
- a CDS encoding isochorismate synthase, which produces MTQTAGGTSEVRTPLDVRTALVPASDAAAVGALVDLLPAEAPLSWLRRGEGLVGWGVAASVRTTGPTRFSDAAKWWSETTALATVTDEVEEPGSGLVCFGAFTFSDEPGASDSVLVVPSVVVGRRGDLLWVTTVGGAKPSLEPTDAPAAPADLRFSDGALSGPAWMAVVADAVSRIEAGDLEKIVLARDLIAEASAPIDPRWPLRRLASAYPTCWTFHVDGLFGATPEMLVRRERGLVTSRVLAGTIRRTGDDERDLALAAMLAHSSKDLEEHEYAVRSVAEALEPYCSSMNVPEAPFVLHLPNVLHLATDVAGVARDGESSLELAAALHPSAAVGGTPTPVARALISEIEGMDRGRYAAPVGWMDASGDGEWGIALRSGVIDGSTVRLFAGCGIVGGSDPEAELAESQAKFVPVRDALTS
- the nuoF gene encoding NADH-quinone oxidoreductase subunit NuoF, whose product is MSSPITPVLTANWGTDRSWTLEAYTAQGGYRALATALTRTPDEIVDAVKESGLRGRGGAGFPTGMKWGFLPPYDESDPQPRYLVVNADESEPGTCKDIPLMMASPHTLVEGVIISSYAIRAKQAFIYVRGEVLHVIRRLRAAVAEAYAAGHLGPDSPSGVDLIVHAGAGAYICGEETALLDSLEGRRGQPRLRPPFPAVAGLYARPTVINNVESIASVPSIIGKGADWFAGLGTEKSKGFVIYSLSGHVTRPGQYEAPLGITLRELLDLAGGVRHGHQLKFWTPGGSSTPILTDAHLDVPLDYEGVGAAGSMLGTRALQVFDETTCVVRAVLRWSEFYKHESCGKCTPCREGTWWLVQVLSRLEAGQGTAADLDQLLDQCDNIAGRSFCALGDGATSPVVSSIQHFREEYLAHLEHGGCPFDPAASTAWAPRQEVHA
- a CDS encoding demethylmenaquinone methyltransferase, with the translated sequence MTRAELDKKPTDVRRMFDAVAKRYDVTNTVLSAGIDRHWRKEMIAAVGARPGDRVLDLAAGTGVSSVPFAEAGVHVVPCDFSVGMLQAGKKVRPTLNFVAGDGTKLPFADDTFDAVTISFGLRNFVDTVAGLKEMRRVTRPGGRLVVCEFSHPTNGAFRTLYLEYLMKGLPAIAKAASSSPDAYVYLAESIRAWHDQAGLARLLQEAGWTHVEHRNLTGGIVALHRGVA
- a CDS encoding NADH-quinone oxidoreductase subunit C, which translates into the protein MSEKDPQPVTHEGSSPEVEATTDSTSGFVRSPAVGVRTGMFGAKGSGDTSGYGGLVAPIVYPGQAERPYGGWYDVVADSIDGLVERVVIHRGEITFHVAREHVREVLQRLRDDQRFEFCAGVDGVHYPDDTGRELHAVYSLLSMTFNRRIRVETSTPDDDRHLPSGVAIYPTLDWHEREAWDFFGIVFDGHPALTRIQMPDDWPGHPQRKDYPLGGIPVEYKGGTVPPPDQRRSYS
- a CDS encoding MBL fold metallo-hydrolase; amino-acid sequence: MRIIKFGHSCVRIEHEGRVLVIDPGGWTSAEAVDGADGVLITHEHPDHVSADLLRRTDAEVFTIGGVAQLLAAEAPDVRERVTVLQPGTGLTVAGFQVETVGEMHAEIHHEIPRIHNSGYLVSDGHTRLFHPGDALTAPGEHVDVLCLPVSAPWLKIGEAIDFARGVGAAHNLAIHDEIYSERGLGVVDGHLGRFLGASGLDYARVPEATELSW